One segment of Nocardioides sp. QY071 DNA contains the following:
- a CDS encoding phosphotransferase family protein encodes MSDDSRPVRDEDAFDVAAVEAWLGRGPIAEVRQFPGGASNLTYLLRMQDGPDLILRRPPVGTKAKGAHDMGREYRIQDALKPVFGQVPAMAAYCAAEDSPIGSELYVMERLEGLIPRRDFGFPISEEQASALCDAAVDTLVALHAIDVSAVPGLAALNKGDGYVARQVGGWIARLDNARTDDTGDWSDITGWLDAHQPADVGQRMIHNDYRFDNMVLDPELLSDPTRIRIVGLLDWELATVGDPLMDLGCTMAYWVQADDDEFFLLFRRQPTTAPGMWTRQQFVDAYCARSGLSLTPAQWTFYEVFGLFRLAVIAQQIWYRYFHGQTTNEAYAAFGPAVGYLEARCRRILAGLGEGA; translated from the coding sequence GTGAGCGACGATTCGCGGCCGGTCCGCGACGAGGACGCCTTCGACGTCGCGGCCGTCGAGGCCTGGCTGGGCCGCGGGCCGATCGCCGAGGTGCGGCAGTTCCCCGGCGGCGCGTCGAACCTGACCTACCTGTTGCGGATGCAGGACGGGCCGGACCTGATCCTGCGCCGCCCGCCCGTCGGCACCAAGGCCAAGGGCGCCCACGACATGGGGCGCGAGTACCGGATCCAGGACGCGCTCAAGCCGGTCTTCGGCCAGGTGCCCGCGATGGCGGCGTACTGCGCCGCCGAGGACAGCCCGATCGGCAGCGAGCTGTACGTCATGGAGCGCCTCGAGGGGCTGATCCCACGCCGCGACTTCGGCTTCCCGATCAGCGAGGAGCAGGCGTCCGCGCTCTGCGACGCCGCCGTCGACACCCTCGTCGCCCTGCACGCGATCGACGTGTCGGCGGTGCCCGGCCTGGCTGCGCTGAACAAGGGTGACGGGTACGTCGCACGCCAGGTCGGCGGTTGGATCGCCCGGCTCGACAACGCCCGCACCGACGACACCGGCGACTGGTCCGACATCACCGGCTGGCTCGACGCGCACCAGCCCGCCGACGTCGGGCAGCGGATGATCCACAACGACTACCGCTTCGACAACATGGTCCTCGACCCAGAACTGCTCAGCGACCCGACCCGGATCAGAATCGTGGGCCTCCTCGACTGGGAGCTGGCCACCGTCGGCGACCCGCTGATGGACCTCGGCTGCACGATGGCCTACTGGGTGCAGGCCGACGACGACGAGTTCTTCCTGCTCTTCCGCCGCCAGCCGACGACCGCGCCGGGCATGTGGACCCGCCAGCAGTTCGTCGACGCCTACTGCGCGCGGTCGGGGCTGTCGTTGACTCCCGCGCAGTGGACCTTCTACGAGGTCTTCGGGCTGTTCCGGCTGGCCGTGATCGCCCAGCAGATCTGGTACCGCTACTTCCACGGCCAGACCACCAACGAGGCGTACGCCGCGTTCGGCCCGGCGGTCGGCTACCTCGAGGCCCGCTGCCGCCGGATCCTCGCCGGCCTGGGAGAGGGCGCCTGA
- a CDS encoding histidine phosphatase family protein: MGVLLLVRHGQASFGSDDYDVLSETGWEQGRVLGQWLAKEGPEPVSVVHGGMRRHRETWEAMASALSGPPTAEVDEDWAEFDHLGVLARYAEATGAVVDHTTDRRAFQEQFEISTAHWSAAGPDGGYPEPYDAFVGRARTALSAAAERPGPTLVVTSGGVIAALAALLVVPDISAVGPVWARFNTVVANTSVTRVIVGATGARLLTFNEHPHLPRSLVTYR; the protein is encoded by the coding sequence ATGGGCGTGCTGCTGCTGGTCCGTCACGGCCAGGCGTCCTTCGGTTCCGACGACTACGACGTGCTCTCCGAGACCGGGTGGGAGCAGGGCCGGGTGCTCGGCCAGTGGCTCGCCAAGGAGGGCCCGGAGCCGGTCTCCGTCGTCCACGGCGGGATGCGCCGGCACCGTGAGACCTGGGAGGCGATGGCCTCCGCGCTCTCCGGCCCGCCGACGGCGGAGGTCGACGAGGACTGGGCCGAGTTCGACCACCTCGGCGTCCTCGCGCGGTACGCCGAGGCCACCGGCGCGGTGGTCGACCACACCACCGACCGGCGCGCCTTCCAGGAGCAGTTCGAGATCTCCACCGCGCACTGGAGCGCGGCCGGTCCCGACGGCGGCTACCCCGAGCCGTACGACGCCTTCGTCGGGCGGGCCCGCACGGCGCTGTCCGCCGCTGCTGAGCGCCCCGGACCCACGCTCGTCGTCACGTCCGGGGGTGTGATCGCGGCCCTGGCCGCGCTGCTCGTCGTACCGGACATCTCGGCGGTGGGCCCCGTCTGGGCGCGGTTCAACACGGTCGTCGCGAACACCTCGGTGACCCGGGTGATCGTCGGTGCCACCGGCGCGCGGCTGCTCACGTTCAACGAGCACCCACACCTGCCGCGGTCGCTGGTGACCTACCGCTAG